A window from Neodiprion fabricii isolate iyNeoFabr1 chromosome 2, iyNeoFabr1.1, whole genome shotgun sequence encodes these proteins:
- the LOC124176371 gene encoding trehalase-like isoform X2 → MLYHSFLACLVIHLSTAATIGRNGKIRHDCNSSIYCQGDLLKTVQLAEIFNDSKTFVDLYQLNDPEVTLSNFKKLMEATDNNPNHSQVTEFVSENFAQESDSELETWSPPDWQENPPILNRIKDETYRKWVKELNRIWPQLARKVKPEVAEHPERHSLIYAPNGFIVPGGRFRECYYWDSYWAMRGMLLCGMNDTVRGMLENFFTVIKKYGFIPNGFRSYYLMRSQPPMLAQMVASYMEVTNDIDFLRANIATIELELDYWLQEMFVEVKKGGKTYQVARYTVHSDVGPRPESYREDYNNAQKLGSDRSESFYTDMKAGAQSGWDFTGRWFDETDGVLGNLTTIRTRTIVPVDLNAFLQRDAQLLAKFYLWLNEPKKSEYWGKMANLIQDGLDNVLWNEQEEMWLDYDIEQQRSRNRYYASNFAPLYCGSYNRSKAKDLAGSSVRHLEKHGITQFMGGSPVSKDNTGEQWDYPNAWPNMQSVIVFGLQRTGWEPATSLAKVLATRWLHSNYLGFSEYGVLFEKYSAINPGKYGGGGEYNVQTGFGWTLGVIMEFMDQWGESISSEDSASNSDSDAAER, encoded by the exons ATGCTCTACCACTCGTTCCTCGCTTGTCTTGTCATCCATCTTTCAACCGCAGCTACGATCGGTAGAAACGGCAAAATACGTCATGACTGTAACAG CTCGATCTACTGCCAAGGAGATTTACTCAAAACCGTCCAACTCGCTGAAATATTCAATGACAGCAAGACGTTCGTCGACCTCTACCAACTCAACGACCCAGAAGTTACGCTCAGCAA CTTCAAAAAACTGATGGAGGCAACGGACAACAATCCGAACCACTCTCAGGTGACAGAGTTCGTGAGTGAAAATTTCGCACAGGAGTCTGATTCCGAGCTGGAAACGTGGTCACCGCCTGACTGGCAAGAAAATCCGCCGATACTGAATCGCATCAAGGATGAAACATACCGAAAATGGGTAAAGGAGCTGAATCGCATATGGCCTCAACTTGCCAGAAAAGTTAAACCCGAAGTGGCCGAACATCCGGAAAGACACAGTCTCATTTACGCACCGAACGGTTTCATCGTTCCTGGTGGCCGATTCAGAG AATGCTACTACTGGGACAGTTACTGGGCAATGCGCGGAATGCTTTTGTGCGGTATGAACGATACGGTTCGAGGAATGCTGGAGAACTTCTTCactgtgataaaaaaatacggGTTCATACCAAATGGATTCAGAAGCTACTATCTCATGAGAAGTCAGCCACCTATGTTAGCGCAGATG GTGGCAAGTTACATGGAAGTTACCAATGACATTGATTTCCTGAGGGCAAACATTGCTACGATAGAACTAGAGTTGGACTATTGGCTCCAAGAGATGTTCGTCGAGGTGAAAAAAGGCGGGAAAACTTATCAAGTGGCCCGATACACGGTCCACAGCGATGTCGGACCACGGCCAGAAAGTTATCG GGAGGACTACAACAACGCACAGAAGCTCGGGAGTGATCGTTCGGAAAGTTTCTACACGGACATGAAGGCCGGTGCCCAAAGTGGTTGGGACTTTACAGGTCGTTGGTTCGATGAGACAGACGGGGTGCTCGGTAATCTCACTACGATCAGGACCAGGACGATCGTACCTGTCGATCTCAACGCCTTTTTGCAGAGGGATGCCCAGCTTCTCGCCAAGTTTTACTTATGGTTGAACGAACCTAAG AAATCTGAGTACTGGGGCAAGATGGCCAACCTCATTCAAGACGGGCTTGACAACGTTCTCTGGAACGAGCAAGAAGAGATGTGGCTCGATTACGACATCGAACAGCAGAGATCGAGGAATCGGTACTACGCCTCTAACTTCGCTCCCCTTTATTGCGGAAGCTACAATCGTTCGAAGGCCAAGGATCTCGCCGGGAGCAGCGTTCGACATCTTGAAAAACACGGCATCACGCAGTTTATGG GAGGCAGCCCCGTTTCTAAGGACAACACCGGGGAGCAATGGGATTATCCGAACGCCTGGCCCAACATGCAATCGGTGATAGTGTTCGGCCTTCAAAGAACCGGATGGGAGCCTGCCACGTCCTTGGCGAAGGTCCTGGCGACCAGATGGCTCCACTCGAACTACCTTGGATTCTCCGAGTACGGAGTGCTGTTTGAAAAG tacagTGCAATCAACCCAGGAAAGTATGGAGGCGGGGGTGAATATAACGTGCAAACCGGCTTCGGGTGGACACTCGGAGTGATAATGGAGTTCATGGACCAATGGGGTGAGAGTATAAGCAGCGAAGATAGCGCGTCGAATTCGGACAGTGACGCAGCTGAGAGATAA
- the LOC124176371 gene encoding trehalase-like isoform X1 codes for MQMMLKILQPICSRRNNSPVKLSYLKCVLTTTGKSVKLVRMNFTFAEPYRCSIYCQGDLLKTVQLAEIFNDSKTFVDLYQLNDPEVTLSNFKKLMEATDNNPNHSQVTEFVSENFAQESDSELETWSPPDWQENPPILNRIKDETYRKWVKELNRIWPQLARKVKPEVAEHPERHSLIYAPNGFIVPGGRFRECYYWDSYWAMRGMLLCGMNDTVRGMLENFFTVIKKYGFIPNGFRSYYLMRSQPPMLAQMVASYMEVTNDIDFLRANIATIELELDYWLQEMFVEVKKGGKTYQVARYTVHSDVGPRPESYREDYNNAQKLGSDRSESFYTDMKAGAQSGWDFTGRWFDETDGVLGNLTTIRTRTIVPVDLNAFLQRDAQLLAKFYLWLNEPKKSEYWGKMANLIQDGLDNVLWNEQEEMWLDYDIEQQRSRNRYYASNFAPLYCGSYNRSKAKDLAGSSVRHLEKHGITQFMGGSPVSKDNTGEQWDYPNAWPNMQSVIVFGLQRTGWEPATSLAKVLATRWLHSNYLGFSEYGVLFEKYSAINPGKYGGGGEYNVQTGFGWTLGVIMEFMDQWGESISSEDSASNSDSDAAER; via the exons ATGCAGATGATGTTGAAAATACTGCAGCCGATCTGCAGCCGGCGCAATAATTCACCTGTAAAATTATCGTATTTAAAATGTGTATTGACCACTACTGGAAAATCGGTGAAATTGGTACGCATGAATTTTACCTTTGCAGAACCTTATAGATG CTCGATCTACTGCCAAGGAGATTTACTCAAAACCGTCCAACTCGCTGAAATATTCAATGACAGCAAGACGTTCGTCGACCTCTACCAACTCAACGACCCAGAAGTTACGCTCAGCAA CTTCAAAAAACTGATGGAGGCAACGGACAACAATCCGAACCACTCTCAGGTGACAGAGTTCGTGAGTGAAAATTTCGCACAGGAGTCTGATTCCGAGCTGGAAACGTGGTCACCGCCTGACTGGCAAGAAAATCCGCCGATACTGAATCGCATCAAGGATGAAACATACCGAAAATGGGTAAAGGAGCTGAATCGCATATGGCCTCAACTTGCCAGAAAAGTTAAACCCGAAGTGGCCGAACATCCGGAAAGACACAGTCTCATTTACGCACCGAACGGTTTCATCGTTCCTGGTGGCCGATTCAGAG AATGCTACTACTGGGACAGTTACTGGGCAATGCGCGGAATGCTTTTGTGCGGTATGAACGATACGGTTCGAGGAATGCTGGAGAACTTCTTCactgtgataaaaaaatacggGTTCATACCAAATGGATTCAGAAGCTACTATCTCATGAGAAGTCAGCCACCTATGTTAGCGCAGATG GTGGCAAGTTACATGGAAGTTACCAATGACATTGATTTCCTGAGGGCAAACATTGCTACGATAGAACTAGAGTTGGACTATTGGCTCCAAGAGATGTTCGTCGAGGTGAAAAAAGGCGGGAAAACTTATCAAGTGGCCCGATACACGGTCCACAGCGATGTCGGACCACGGCCAGAAAGTTATCG GGAGGACTACAACAACGCACAGAAGCTCGGGAGTGATCGTTCGGAAAGTTTCTACACGGACATGAAGGCCGGTGCCCAAAGTGGTTGGGACTTTACAGGTCGTTGGTTCGATGAGACAGACGGGGTGCTCGGTAATCTCACTACGATCAGGACCAGGACGATCGTACCTGTCGATCTCAACGCCTTTTTGCAGAGGGATGCCCAGCTTCTCGCCAAGTTTTACTTATGGTTGAACGAACCTAAG AAATCTGAGTACTGGGGCAAGATGGCCAACCTCATTCAAGACGGGCTTGACAACGTTCTCTGGAACGAGCAAGAAGAGATGTGGCTCGATTACGACATCGAACAGCAGAGATCGAGGAATCGGTACTACGCCTCTAACTTCGCTCCCCTTTATTGCGGAAGCTACAATCGTTCGAAGGCCAAGGATCTCGCCGGGAGCAGCGTTCGACATCTTGAAAAACACGGCATCACGCAGTTTATGG GAGGCAGCCCCGTTTCTAAGGACAACACCGGGGAGCAATGGGATTATCCGAACGCCTGGCCCAACATGCAATCGGTGATAGTGTTCGGCCTTCAAAGAACCGGATGGGAGCCTGCCACGTCCTTGGCGAAGGTCCTGGCGACCAGATGGCTCCACTCGAACTACCTTGGATTCTCCGAGTACGGAGTGCTGTTTGAAAAG tacagTGCAATCAACCCAGGAAAGTATGGAGGCGGGGGTGAATATAACGTGCAAACCGGCTTCGGGTGGACACTCGGAGTGATAATGGAGTTCATGGACCAATGGGGTGAGAGTATAAGCAGCGAAGATAGCGCGTCGAATTCGGACAGTGACGCAGCTGAGAGATAA